Genomic DNA from Candidatus Zixiibacteriota bacterium:
CTCACCGGCGAGATTCTGAGCGAGCGACCCAGAGTGGCGGTTTACCCGGCCAAGCATTTTGTGACATCTCGTGAAACACTGGACTATGCTATCCGCCAGATCGAGTCCGAGCTGAAAGAGCGGCTCGAGGTGTTCCGTCGCGAGGATAAGCTGCTCGAGGCTCAGCGGCTGGAGATGCGCACCAAGTACGATCTCGAAATGCTGAAGGAAATCGGGTACTGTTCGGGTATCGAAAACTACTCGCGCTACCTGACCGGCCGCCAGGCGGGCGAGCGCCCCAAGTGCCTTATTGATTTTTTCGAAGGGGATTTCATCACCATAATCGACGAATCCCACCAGACCATCCCCCAGGTGCGGGCCATGTTCGCCGGAGACCGGAGCCGCAAGGAAGTGCTGGTGGCGCATGGGTTCCGGCTGCCGTCGGCGCTGGACAATCGCCCGCTCTATTTCGAGGAGTTCGAGGCGCTGCAAAAACAGGTGATCTATGTCTCCGCCACCCCGGCCGATTACGAACTGGCCAAATGCGAAGGTGTCGTGGTCGAGCAGGTGATCCGGCCGACCGGGTTGCTCGATCCGCTGGTGACGGTGAAGCCGCTGGGTACGCAGGTGGACGATTTGCTCGAGCAGGTCCGCATCCGCGCCCTTCGGGGTGAGCGTGTCCTCGTGACCACATTGACCAAGCGGATGAGCGAAGATCTAACCGAGTACCTGGGCCGTCTTGGCGTGCGGGTGCGGTATCTCCACAGCGAAGTGCATTCAATCGAACGAACCGAGCTCATCCGTGACCTGCGCCTGCACAATTTCGACGTGCTGGTTGGCGTGAACCTCCTGCGTGAGGGGCTGGACCTGCCGGAAGTGTCGCTGGTAGCGATCCTGGACGCCGATAAAGAAGGGTTTCTTCGCTCGGAGCGGTCGCTGATTCAGACCGCCGGACGTGCGGCCCGCAATCAGAACGGCGAGGTGATCTTCTACGCCGACAAGGTGACCGATTCGATGCGCAAGGCGATGGATGAGACCAACCGTCGCCGCATAAAACAGCAGGCCTACAACGAAGAGCACGGTATCGATCCGCAGACTCTGTTCAAGACCCGCGATGAAATCCTGCAGTCCACCCAGTTTGCCGATATCCGCACGGTCGAGGCCCCCACGTTCGAGAAACCCCGGAATTTCGAGCTTATGTCGGCCGAGGACCAGCTGGCGTTTCTGGTGCGCACCATGAAAAATGCCGCCGAGAATCTCGATTTTGAAACGGCGATTTTGATTCGCGACGAAATCGACGAGCTGCAGAACCGTCTGAAAAAGGGTAAAACAAAACGGGCCGGCCGCAGTCATTAAGTGTAGGAATGAAGATGAATAGGACCAGCATTATAATGCTCATAATCGCCGGTGCCGTTATTCTGGCCGCAGTTACGACTCAACTGGGGTGCAGCGAGAAGGAAGTGCCGTTTATTATCGACGAGGACGAAATCGCCCGTTACCTGAGCGAGGTAAGCATCGCGCGGGAACTGTTTCGCACCACCGGCCTGATCAACTCGACTCCTTACACTCTGCCCTTTGACAGCGCGGTAATCACTGACGTGGTGCTCAGCCGTAAGAGGAGCCTGGACATATCTCTCGTGCCGCTGAAAATCGCCCAGCCGGGCGGCGACAGCGTGCCGAATTATCCGGATACGATCTACGTTGATCATGGATACCTTGGCCGTTTGCGGGAAAGCCTCGTGGAAGTCAACGACCGCTTTACTATCGAGGTGACAAAGGCCTATTCCACCGATACGGTTGTCGACACCGTACAGCTCGACCTGACTCGGTATGCCTTCTTCCTGAAGTTGGGTGACGATACCCGGCCTTATGTGGGTTGGATACTCTGGGGTTTCAGCGGGATCGGCAGTACGCCGACGCCGCTGAGTGTGGTTGTTAAAGGTTCTGATGGGGCGGATTTCAGGGGGGATCTTGGACTTTACGCTGATGAGCCGCTGTCGTCCATCAGATACATCCCCAAAGTGCCATACATCCGATTAACGGCCATGGATACGGTCGATCAAGGCAGCCGGCTTCTCATCACCACTACTAAAACATCGACCGGCCTGCCTACCAATCCCGTCATCTCGGATTACGAGGAGGGTGGTACCTTCGCGAGGGCGATGGTGCGCTATGATCCGGCCAACTATGTCGACAGCCTATCGTACCAGACGCCCACGAACAATCCTCGGCTCTATAATCAGTTCATGATTCAGATGTTCACCGAGGCGGCGTTCCCTCATCGGACCGCGTTCGTCGTGCCGTACCGGAGCGAATAGAATTCAGTCTCCGGTCGCAGAGATTGCGCTTACGGAACTCGAATCCCCGAAAAAAGTCGCGAATTCTCGAATAACTCCGGGGGCCGGTTTCCGGTCCGGCTAAAACCTGCCTATCTTGTTGTCCGAAAAGGGAGTACGTTGTTTACAACGACTCATCAGCGATACTACGCTGCATTCTATCTGGCGAGCCCATCGAACGAGTCTTAGGTCCGATCACTGCATGTTTGCAAAGGGGACAAGTGAGGTCTTGTAGGCAATGCAGCGACTACTAATGGACA
This window encodes:
- the uvrB gene encoding excinuclease ABC subunit UvrB, which gives rise to MPDKFRLKAPYPPSGDQPGAIAELLDGLRSGRPHQTLLGVTGSGKTFTIANVIAQYGKPALVISHNKTLAAQLYGELKAFFPHNAVEFFISYYDYYQPEAYLPTTDTYIEKDTHLNEDIDRLRLRATASLLQRRDVIIVASVSCIYGIGSPEEYKRQMFSLQVGVETDRDAVIRQLIAVHYNRNDVDFSRGNFRVRGDTIELIPAYHENALRLEFFGDELERITEIDPLTGEILSERPRVAVYPAKHFVTSRETLDYAIRQIESELKERLEVFRREDKLLEAQRLEMRTKYDLEMLKEIGYCSGIENYSRYLTGRQAGERPKCLIDFFEGDFITIIDESHQTIPQVRAMFAGDRSRKEVLVAHGFRLPSALDNRPLYFEEFEALQKQVIYVSATPADYELAKCEGVVVEQVIRPTGLLDPLVTVKPLGTQVDDLLEQVRIRALRGERVLVTTLTKRMSEDLTEYLGRLGVRVRYLHSEVHSIERTELIRDLRLHNFDVLVGVNLLREGLDLPEVSLVAILDADKEGFLRSERSLIQTAGRAARNQNGEVIFYADKVTDSMRKAMDETNRRRIKQQAYNEEHGIDPQTLFKTRDEILQSTQFADIRTVEAPTFEKPRNFELMSAEDQLAFLVRTMKNAAENLDFETAILIRDEIDELQNRLKKGKTKRAGRSH